The proteins below come from a single Oenanthe melanoleuca isolate GR-GAL-2019-014 chromosome Z, OMel1.0, whole genome shotgun sequence genomic window:
- the TESK1 gene encoding dual specificity testis-specific protein kinase 1 has protein sequence MALGVLGGTDMEWEKLPRRPSEGEGEAAGPWPGCGRLRPSSYRALRSAVSTLARIDDFYCEKIGAGFFSEVFKVRHRQSGQIMVLKMNKLTSNRGNMLREVQLMNRLSHPNILRFMGVCVHQGQLHALTEYINGGNLEQLLDSPVPLSWSMRVKLALDIAHGLRYLHSKGIFHRDLTSKNCLVRCEASGYTAVVGDFGLAEKIPTYSEGSEKEPLAVVGSPYWMAPEVLRGEIYNEKADVFAYGIILCETIARVPADPDYLPRTEDFGLDVTTFRTMVGIDCPAAFLQLAFHCCSMEPTSRPSFLEITQCLESILQHQLGAEGARATLFGIEESLPASGTSATLSGVARRSSSHTEQSPLRELGTQHLQPDQRLSRSQSDMFSPKSPTLLWPVEPYSGAKPVETSPRVNPFSQREDLKGGKIKLFDTPSKSVISLTLDLPPPAPLQLSNPVTPEPAVEVQCDFSAPTTSPRKCHSLPSSPELPHRGGLELAVGSSHPADDPQSPTLLPHPARGGASTPSSRAEEQMDCGPDSSELPQPSLLPLNSNFICTAPSGTRPWQPDVRAPNGLLINNNHHVMVSKPLAWGSGLEHGFSEFSISCAAALERTERSAMLPGHSSGAILEQDEVLPCPGCCLSPFSFSFASICHRPAPSPPRYQNLNCEAKSLICHDRGQHQKAPGPVLAEPSLKLPEAQS, from the exons ATGGCGCTGGGGGTGCTCGGCGGGACCGACATGGAGTGGGAGAAGCTGCCGCGGCGGCCCAGCGAGGGCGagggggaggcggcggggccgtggccgggctgcgggcggcTGCGGCCCTCCTCGTACCGGGCGCTGCGCAGCGCCGTCTCCACCCTGGCGCGCATCGACGACTTCTACTGCGAGAAGATCGGGGCTGGCTTCTTCTCCGAGGTCTTCAAG GTGCGGCACCGCCAGTCAGGGCAGATCATGGTGCTGAAGATGAACAAGCTGACCAGCAACCGGGGCAACATGCTGCGGGAGGTGCAGCTGATGAACCGCCTCTCGCACCCCAACATCCTCAG GTTCATGGGGGTGTGTGTGCACCAGGGACAGCTGCATGCACTGACAGAG TACATCAACGGTGGgaacctggagcagctgctggacagccctgtgcccctctCCTGGTCCATGCGTGTCAAGCTGGCCCTCGACATCGCCCATGGCCTACGCTACCTGCACTCCAAGGGCATTTTCCACCGTGACCTCACCTCCAAG AACTGCCTGGTGCGCTGCGAGGCCAGTGGCTACACAGCTGTAGTGGGTGACTTCGGCTTGGCGGAAAAGATCCCCACCTACAG CGAGGGCAGCGAGAAGGAGCCGCTTGCCGTGGTGGGCTCCCCATACTGGATGGCACCCGAGGTGCTGCGTGGGGAGATCTACAACGAGAAG GCCGATGTGTTTGCATACGGCATCATCCTGTGCGAGACCATCGCTCGTGTCCCAGCCGACCCCGACTACCTGCCCCGCACTGAG GATTTTGGTCTGGACGTCACCACTTTCCGCACCATGGTGGGAATTGACTGCCCAGCGGCCTTCCTCCAGCTGGCTtttcactgctgcagt ATGGAGCCCACCTCCCGCCCCTCATTCCTGGAAATCACGCAGTGCCTGGAGAGCATCTTGCAGCACCAGCTGGGCGCCGAAGGTGCCAGGGCCACCCTGTTCGGCATCGAGGAGAGTCTGCCTGCATCTGGAACCTCAGCCACACTCAGTG GAGTGGCCAGGAGGTCATCCAGCCACACCGAGCAGTCGCCCCTGCGTGAGCTGGGGACgcagcacctgcagccagaCCAGCGCCTGTCCCGCAGCCAGTCTGACATGTTCTCTCCCAAGTCACCTACCCTGCTGTGGCCAGTGGAGCCTTACAGTGGGGCCAAGCCTGTGGAGACGTCCCCCCGTGTCAACCCCTTCTCCCAGCGTGAGGACCTGAAGGGGGGGAAGATCAAGCTCTTTGATACGCCGAGCAAGTCGGTCATCTCGCTCACCTTAGACCTGCCACCCCCCGCCCCGCTGCAACTCAGCAACCCTGTGACGCCTGAGCCCGCCGTGGAGGTGCAGTGTGACTTCTCAGCACCCACCACCAGCCCCCGCAAGTGCCACTCTCTGCCCTCCTCTCCGGAGCTGCCCCACCGGGGgggcctggagctggctgtgggGTCCTCTCATCCCGCTGATGACCCCCAGTCCCCCACCCTCCTTCCTCACCCAGCACGGGGAGGAGCCTCCACCCCCAGCTCCCgggcagaggagcagatggACTGCGGCCCagacagctctgagctgccgcagcccagcctgctgcccctCAACAGCAACTTCATCTGCACCGCACCCTCGGGCACGCGGCCCTGGCAGCCCGACGTGCGAGCCCCCAACGGGCTCCTCATCAACAACAACCACCACGTGATGGTCAGCAAACCTCTGGCCTGGGGCAGTGGGCTGGAGCACGGCTTCTCTGAGTTCAGCATCTCCTGCGCAGCAGCGCTGGAGCGGACGGAGCGCTCGGCCATGCTGCCCGGGCACAGCTCTGGTGCCATTCTGGAGCAGGATgaggtgctgccctgccctggctgctgcctgagtCCCTTCAGCTTCAGCTTTGCCTCCATCTGCCACCGGCCAGCGCCCAGTCCGCCCCGCTACCAGAACCTCAACTGTGAGGCCAAAAGCCTCATCTGCCATGATCGGGGCCAGCACCAGAAAGCCCCGGGGCCAGTgctggctgagcccagcctgaaGCTGCCGGAGGCACAGTCCTAG
- the LOC130264748 gene encoding LOW QUALITY PROTEIN: B-cell differentiation antigen CD72-like (The sequence of the model RefSeq protein was modified relative to this genomic sequence to represent the inferred CDS: substituted 1 base at 1 genomic stop codon), translating to MAGRRCCGRTFPSAAPQHTSASAETSCIFPLXRGRARGAIGGMAQSVIYADLKFAAGPPPTVPDDDDSPYENVPLGPVTAAPSPGRWTRRWRDPTALLAASLLLLLLLLVAVVALGACYWQVSRSLQDTSREHRTELGRLSQALRAREQDLEQTQLELAWAREELQRVWHEYNITQLELERRNAELGHTQQELAVLQEEMQVVQGRLNASKSTVSSLRACVNTDCCPTGWVLYKSRCLYISVANKTWKQSLKDCTDQSAQLLVQDMWPPSMVPHFVHESKAKYWIGPRLFHGTRRSFGRTDSKYHLHHNSECWSVFNGEMWNFSCDQTFQWICEKSPELNSASETRPAFLEED from the exons ATGGCAGGGCGCCGGTGCTGTGGCCGTACTTTCCCCTCCGCTGCACCTCAGCACActtctgcttctgcagaaaccagctgcattttccctttgtAGCGGGGCAGAGCGCGCGGGGCCATCGGGGGCATGGCCCAGAGCGTGATCTATGCCGACCTCAAGTTCGCCGCGGGCCCCCCACCCACCGTCCCCGACGACGATGACAGTCCCTACGAGAACGTGCCGCTGGGGCCGGTGACAGCAGcgcccagcccag GGCGCTGGACCCGGCGATGGCGCGACCCCACAGcgctgctggcagccagcctgctcctgctgctgctgctgctggtggccgtCGTAGCCCTGGGCGCTTGCT acTGGCAGGTTTCCCGCAGCCTGCAGGACACCTCCCGTGAGCACAGGACCGAGCTTGGCCGCCTGTCACAGGCACTGAGGGCACGGGAGCAGGACctggagcagacacagctggagctggcatgggCCAGAGAAGAGCTGCAGCGAGTATGGCATGAGTACAACATcacccagctggagctggaaagaaggaatgctgagctgggccatacccagcaggagctggctgtgtTGCAGGAGGAGATGCAGGTGGTGCAGGGGAGGCTCAACGCCAGCAAGAGCACTGTGAGCAGCCTGCGTGCCTGCGTGAACACAG ATTGCTGCCCCACAGGCTGGGTACTCTACAAGAGCAGGTGTCTCTACATCTCAGTGGCAAACAAGACCTGGAAGCAGAGCCTGAAAGACTGCACAGATCAATCTGCTCAACTGCTGGTCCAAGACATGTGGCCACCGTCGATGGTGCCG CATTTTGTGCACGAGTCTAAGGCAAAGTACTGGATTGGACCAAGACTTTTTCACGGGACCAGGAGATCTTTTGGAAGGACAGACAGCAAATACCACTT ACACCATAATTCAGAGTGCTGGTCAGTATTTAATGGGGAAATGTGGAATTTTTCTTGTGACCAAACCTTCCAGTGGATCTGTGAGAAATCCCCAGAGCTGAACAGTGCATCTGAGACCCGACCTGCTTTTCTGGAAGAGGACTGA
- the LOC130264747 gene encoding B-cell differentiation antigen CD72-like, with product MAQLYADLRFAKVMGGQSTASQALEAAFGMDEAESPYENSQPALAEQDEGGAEPGPGCWSHRWYIPVGLLATFLLLVATVALGACYWQVTRSLRDTSLEHASEQGRLSQELRAREQSLEQTQLELAWAREELQRAWRQGNISQLELDRLSVELRRVTGVLGKTEREVQEVQGRLNSSESTVALLRSCTAIDCCPSGWLLYRGKCLFISSEKKTWEDSRDECERTYSQLLVTKSWSRWTVPTFLKNADVPYWIGLQKGSFPWYDYGWLEEEDPDGEGGSEAWFWVDGSLYERPWQSKSNGTCAIISRGSIKPAQCTGPSDLHFWICEKAAGPSLPFK from the exons ATGGCCCAGCTTTATGCCGACCTGAGGTTTGCCAAAGTGATGGGGGGCCAGAGCACGGCCAGCCAGGCGCTGGAGGCAG CCTTCGGCATGGATGAGGCAGAGAGCCCCTATGAGAACTCGcagccagcactggcagagcaggatgagGGTGGAGCCGAGCCTGGCCCAG GGTGCTGGTCCCATCGGTGGTACATCCCTGTGGGTCTGCTGGCAactttcctgctgctggtggccactGTGGCCCTGGGGGCTTGCT acTGGCAGGTCACCCGCAGCCTGCGGGACACCTCCCTCGAGCACGCATCCGAGCAGGGCCGCCTGTCACAGGAGCTGAGGGCAcgggagcagagcctggagcagacacagctggagctggcatgggccagagaggagctgcagagagcgTGGCGTCAGGGCAACATcagccagctggagctggacagACTGAGCGTGGAGCTGCGCCGTGTCACGGGGGTGCTGGGCAAGACAGAGagggaggtgcaggaggtgcaggggaGGCTCAACAGCAGCGAGAGCACCGTGGCCCTCCTGCGCTCCTGCACAGCTATAG ATTGCTGTCCTTCGGGCTGGCTGCTGTACAGGGGCAAGTGCCTCTTCATCTCCTCGGAGAAGAAGACATGGGAGGACAGCAGAGATGAGTGTGAGAGGACATACTCTCAGCTGCTGGTCACCAAATCCTGGAGTCGTTGGACTGTGCCG aCCTTCCTGAAGAATGCAGATGTCCCATACTGGATTGGATTGCAGAAGGGCAGTTTCCCCTGGTATGACTATGGCTGGCTGGAGGAAGAGGACCCAGATGGTGAGGGGGGCTCTGAGGCCTGGTTCTGGGTGGATGGCTCCCTTTATGAAAG GCCCTGGCAGTCAAAATCGAATGGAACCTGTGCCATAATAAGTCGTGGGAGCATCAAACCTGCCCAGTGCACTGGTCCCAGTGACCTGCACTTCTGGATCTgtgagaaggcagcagggcCAAGCCTCCCTTTCAAGTGA